A section of the Selenomonadales bacterium genome encodes:
- a CDS encoding CoA-disulfide reductase — VTDYITRRPALIPLAGPANKQGRIAANNIAGRPEVYKGTQGSSVLKVFDMTAASTGASEKSLKRAGIAYEKSYTHSLSHAGYYGGATLISLKLLYAPHTGKLLGAQAIGKSGVEKRIDVLATAIRAGMSVFDLEELELTYAPPYSSAKDPVNMGGYVASNLIKGDCAAIHWDEINTDDSGYLVDVRTPYEYKRGTIGNAVNIPVDELRGRLAELPTDKPIHIICQVGLRGYIAYRILAAHGFTGMKNLSGGYYLYNTAMNGK; from the coding sequence AGTCACCGACTACATCACGCGCAGACCTGCCCTCATTCCGCTCGCAGGCCCTGCGAACAAGCAAGGCCGTATCGCCGCGAACAACATCGCAGGCCGTCCCGAAGTGTACAAGGGCACGCAAGGCTCGTCCGTCCTCAAGGTATTCGACATGACGGCAGCTTCGACGGGCGCAAGCGAAAAGAGCCTCAAACGCGCAGGTATCGCGTATGAAAAATCGTACACGCACTCGCTCTCGCACGCAGGCTACTACGGCGGTGCAACACTCATCAGCCTGAAGCTCCTCTATGCACCGCATACAGGCAAGCTCCTCGGCGCACAAGCCATCGGCAAAAGCGGTGTCGAAAAACGTATCGACGTCCTCGCAACGGCTATCCGTGCCGGTATGAGCGTATTCGACCTCGAAGAACTCGAACTGACGTACGCACCGCCGTACTCCTCGGCGAAAGACCCCGTCAACATGGGCGGTTACGTCGCATCGAACCTCATCAAAGGCGACTGCGCGGCGATCCATTGGGACGAGATCAATACCGATGACAGCGGTTACCTCGTAGACGTACGCACACCGTACGAATATAAACGCGGCACCATCGGCAACGCTGTCAATATCCCTGTCGATGAACTCAGAGGGCGCCTTGCAGAGCTTCCGACCGACAAGCCGATCCACATCATCTGCCAAGTAGGCCTTCGCGGTTATATCGCGTACCGCATCTTAGCGGCACACGGCTTCACGGGCATGAAAAACCTCAGCGGCGGCTACTACCTCTACAATACCGCAATGAACGGCAAATAA